AAATGAGGAGAAAAAATCAGCGCCCCGCGCTCGCGCGAAACGTGTCGAAACGCGAACGTGTCGACGCGCCGGTCAGATAGATCGGCGCGATCGTTTCGATGCTGGCCGGCTCGATGCCGAGTTCAGGCGCAAGCGGTCCGCTCAGCACGTTGTCGACTTTCATCGAATCGAGATTGTCGCGCGAGATCACCGGCTCGCCGGGCGCCATTTCGAAAGTCAACGCCTGCAGGCGTGCGAACGCCTCCGGCAAACGGATGATGCGCGCATGCTTGCCGATCACGTCGCCGCAATACTTGACGAGATCTTCGAGCGTATAGACCGTCGGACCGCCCAGTTCGTAGGTGCGGCCGCCGGCTGCATCGAGATCGAGCACGTTGACGATCGCCTTGGCCACATCGCCCACGTACACCGGCTGGAATTTCGCATCCGGCATGGCGAGCGGAATCACCGGAAACATCCGCTGCAGGAAGGCGAACTTGTTGAGGAATTGATCTTCAGGTCCGAACACCACCGACGGCCGGAAAATCGTCCATGCGAGATTGGCCGCGTGCACGGCCTTCTCGCCGTCGCCCTTCGAGCGCGTGTACATGCTCGGGCCGTTCGGGTCGGCGCCCAACGCGCCGACATGCAGCAGCCGGTGCACGCCCTTGCCTTCGCACGCGGCCACGATTCTGGTGGGCAACTCCACGTGCATTCGCGCGAACTCCGGACCATACGGCGTGCCGCGTTTGCCGTGCAGCGTGGCCACGAGATTGATCACGCAATCAGCGCCCTCGACAAAACGCGCGAGTTGAACCGGATCGAACACGTCCGCTTCGATCACGTCGATGGGCAGGAGGGTGAGATGGCGTGCGTTGTAGCGTCGCCGGGTGGCGATGCGCACGTCTTTGCCCGCTTCGACGAGCGCGTTGACGAGATGGCTGCCGATAAACCCGGAACCGCCGATGATCGCAATAGCTTTGTGTCGCATTTTTCGACTCCCTGGTGGAAGCCGCGGCAACGGCTGGCGTGGCGCGCCGCCGCTCGAAACGAGACGGCGGCGGCACGGCGCTTACGGTGCGATGTAACCCAGACGCGCCTTCAGCGATTGCGGACGGCCTTCGAACAATGCCGCATAGTAGACCGTGTTGGACAACACATTCTTAACGTAGTCGCGCGTTTCC
This genomic stretch from Paraburkholderia dioscoreae harbors:
- a CDS encoding complex I NDUFA9 subunit family protein → MRHKAIAIIGGSGFIGSHLVNALVEAGKDVRIATRRRYNARHLTLLPIDVIEADVFDPVQLARFVEGADCVINLVATLHGKRGTPYGPEFARMHVELPTRIVAACEGKGVHRLLHVGALGADPNGPSMYTRSKGDGEKAVHAANLAWTIFRPSVVFGPEDQFLNKFAFLQRMFPVIPLAMPDAKFQPVYVGDVAKAIVNVLDLDAAGGRTYELGGPTVYTLEDLVKYCGDVIGKHARIIRLPEAFARLQALTFEMAPGEPVISRDNLDSMKVDNVLSGPLAPELGIEPASIETIAPIYLTGASTRSRFDTFRASAGR